One Phaseolus vulgaris cultivar G19833 chromosome 2, P. vulgaris v2.0, whole genome shotgun sequence DNA window includes the following coding sequences:
- the LOC137809917 gene encoding lysine-rich arabinogalactan protein 19-like, with the protein MSGKDRRKALLELAKLRGAKGTGSSSSTTDPIAAPPLSVAPAEGPEPERKIRKLVKAFPSSAAAAAPAPSTEEESSGSPLVHRKRKLPAVEGASSLQPGEIEVVEVEEGSPPPSSTQPAPVPTCLPSPRQQPSPAPRPPSPPPAGQSPGQPAPPSGGASAHSGGLPPPLPTSAAAECGGASSRPSVSGASHENFSRVITLVRQLICNREIVEWSEDKFQTHLFFSAFS; encoded by the exons ATGTCGGGGAAGGATAGGAGGAAagctttgctggagcttgccaaactccggggggccaaagggactggctcctcttcttccaccaccgatcctattgcagcccctcctctctcggtcgcgccagctgaaggccccgagccagaAAGGAAAATAAGGAAGCTGGTGAaggcctttccttcatctgctgctgctgctgctcctGCTCCCTCAACAGAAGAGGAgagttctggctctcctcttgtacACCGCAAGAGGAAGCTACCAGcggttgagggggcctcatctcttcaacctggggagattgaggtggtggaggtagaggaaggttcaccccctccttcctctactcaacctgccccagTGCCCACATGCCTTCCCTCTCCCCGTCAACAGCCATCTCCAGCTCCTCGACCACCATCtccccccccagcaggccaatctcCTGGTCAACCTGCTCctccatctgggggcgcttctgctcATTCGGGGGGTCTCCCACCGCCACTGCCAACCTCCGCtgctgctgaatgtggtggggCCAGCTCGCGACCAAGCGTCTCTGGGGCTAGCCACGAGAACTTCAGTCGGGTCATCACcttggttcgacagctcatcTGCAACCGAGAGATCGTCGAATGGAGCGAAGACAAG TTTCAGACGCATCTCTTTTTCTCCGCGTTTTCTTAA